In one window of Meiothermus sp. DNA:
- a CDS encoding YceH family protein: MNLLSEAEVRVLGTLIEKQYATPDYYPMTENAIRLGANQKNNRNPVTQLSEAEVREALDSLQRKRLCGMFREHGARAPKYRQFLDREYRLEAPATIVMALLMLRGPQTLGELRARAESMNHKFASLQEAEAVLQTLIGLAPQPLVTQLERQPGEREVRYAHLLAGTPAPIVRVEEKSELESRVEALEAEVRDLRRAVEGLRKALGG, from the coding sequence GTGAACCTTCTGAGTGAGGCCGAAGTGCGGGTGCTGGGCACCCTGATCGAAAAGCAGTACGCTACCCCCGACTACTACCCCATGACCGAGAACGCCATACGGCTGGGGGCCAACCAAAAAAACAACCGCAATCCGGTCACCCAGCTGAGCGAAGCCGAGGTGCGCGAAGCCCTGGACTCGCTACAGCGCAAGCGGCTGTGTGGCATGTTCCGCGAGCACGGCGCGCGGGCACCCAAATACCGGCAGTTTCTGGATCGGGAGTACCGGCTCGAGGCCCCTGCCACCATCGTGATGGCCCTCCTGATGCTGCGTGGCCCGCAAACCCTGGGCGAACTGCGGGCCCGCGCCGAGAGCATGAACCACAAGTTTGCCTCGCTCCAGGAAGCCGAGGCGGTGCTGCAAACCCTGATTGGCCTGGCCCCCCAGCCGCTGGTGACACAATTGGAGCGCCAGCCCGGCGAGCGCGAGGTGCGCTATGCCCACCTCCTGGCCGGAACCCCGGCCCCCATCGTCCGGGTAGAGGAAAAAAGTGAGCTGGAAAGCCGGGTGGAAGCCCTGGAAGCGGAGGTGCGCGATTTGCGGAGGGCGGTGGAGGGGCTCAGGAAGGCGCTGGGAGGATAA
- the xylB gene encoding xylulokinase, which produces MFLGIDLGTGSCKALLLSSGGTVVSEASQAYPVNAPKPGWAESDPENWWQAVGEAARRAVKGHADKVLAVGLSGQMHGVVLVDANGSPLRPAILWADGRATQELQALEALPDRLRHRLANPPAVGMAAASLLWLKTHEEALYQKARWALQPKDWLRLWLTGEAHSEPSDASGTFLYDLLADTWAFEVMEALGLRPDLFPPLVGSAEIAGYLGPEAARHLGLPTGIPVAAGAADTAAALLGCGLKLGEAQLTVGSGAQLTVLLAEAKVDPTLRTHLFRAALPGQWYAMAAIQNAGLALEWVRALLGLNWEQAYQEAQSVAPGCEGLTFLPYLTGERTPHLDPLARGVWAGLGRHHQRGHLMRAALEGVAFSLRDGLEALGEAVAPHSPLRLAGGGSTHPFWQQMLADVLGCPLQPNPIPSASGKGAAVLAARAIGTTVHTPPSPLPTSMTPSGISYHEHYLRFKHLYKQLTDWFRM; this is translated from the coding sequence GTGTTTTTAGGCATCGATCTGGGCACCGGCTCCTGCAAGGCTTTGCTGCTCTCGAGCGGTGGAACCGTCGTTTCCGAGGCCAGCCAGGCCTATCCCGTAAACGCCCCCAAACCCGGCTGGGCCGAGTCCGACCCCGAAAACTGGTGGCAGGCGGTGGGTGAGGCTGCCCGCAGGGCTGTAAAGGGGCATGCCGACAAAGTACTGGCCGTTGGACTCTCGGGCCAGATGCACGGCGTCGTGCTAGTAGATGCCAACGGCAGTCCCCTGCGACCGGCCATCCTCTGGGCAGATGGCCGCGCCACCCAGGAGCTACAGGCCCTGGAAGCCCTACCCGACAGGCTGCGGCATCGCCTGGCCAATCCCCCGGCAGTGGGCATGGCCGCCGCCAGCCTGCTCTGGTTGAAAACCCACGAAGAAGCGCTTTATCAAAAAGCCCGTTGGGCGCTCCAGCCCAAAGACTGGCTGCGCCTTTGGCTCACAGGAGAGGCCCACAGCGAGCCCTCCGATGCCTCGGGCACCTTTCTCTACGACCTCCTGGCCGACACCTGGGCCTTTGAGGTCATGGAAGCCCTGGGCCTGCGCCCCGATCTCTTCCCCCCTTTGGTAGGCTCTGCCGAGATTGCCGGATACCTGGGGCCGGAGGCGGCCCGGCATCTGGGCCTGCCGACCGGGATTCCGGTAGCCGCCGGGGCCGCCGATACTGCCGCGGCTCTTCTGGGCTGTGGTTTGAAACTAGGCGAGGCCCAGCTTACGGTGGGCTCCGGGGCGCAACTCACCGTGTTGCTGGCCGAAGCCAAAGTAGACCCCACCCTACGCACGCACCTCTTCCGGGCAGCCCTTCCCGGACAATGGTACGCCATGGCCGCCATACAGAACGCCGGGCTGGCCTTGGAGTGGGTACGAGCACTGCTCGGCCTGAACTGGGAGCAGGCTTACCAAGAGGCTCAATCGGTAGCGCCTGGGTGTGAAGGGCTTACCTTTCTCCCCTACCTGACCGGGGAACGCACCCCCCATCTCGACCCCCTGGCCCGGGGGGTCTGGGCTGGGCTGGGCCGACACCACCAGCGGGGCCATCTGATGCGGGCTGCCCTCGAGGGGGTGGCCTTCAGTCTGCGCGACGGCCTCGAGGCTTTAGGAGAGGCCGTCGCGCCCCATAGCCCCTTGCGGCTGGCCGGCGGGGGTAGCACCCATCCCTTCTGGCAACAGATGCTGGCCGATGTGCTGGGCTGCCCTTTACAACCCAACCCCATTCCCTCGGCATCTGGAAAGGGCGCAGCTGTGCTGGCAGCGCGGGCTATAGGAACCACAGTGCACACCCCCCCAAGCCCTTTGCCCACCAGCATGACCCCTTCTGGCATTAGCTACCATGAGCACTACCTCCGTTTCAAACATCTTTACAAGCAGTTAACCGATTGGTTCAGAATGTAA